The genomic window TCGCGCTTTGAAACAACAATTAAGTTCTGTTGCGTATGTACCGCAGCGATCGCAAATAGACTGGGATTACCCGATCACAGTTTGGCATGTGGTGCTGATGGCGCGGACTGTGCATACTGGCTGGTTTCGCGCACCTTCACGATCCTCGGAAGAAATAGTTAAAGATGCTTTGGCAAGGGTGGGGATGTTAGAGTTGCGATCGCGTCAAATTGGAGAATTATCAGGCGGACAGCAGCAGCGAGTATTTTTAGCAAGAGCTTTAGCACAACAAGCCGAATTATTATTTTTCGATGAGCCATTTGTCGGAGTTGATAAAAAGACAGAAGCCATAATGTTTGATGTGTTTGAAGAACTAAAATCTCAAGGCAAGATTTTATTAGTGGTCACTCATGATTTGGGAACAATTTTGAAAAAATGTGACCAATTACTGTTATTAAATAAACAAATAATTGCCAATGGGTCTATGAACGAAGTGATGACAGCAGATAATATTCAACGTGCCTATGGAGATAGTGTATTTATATTGAATAGGGAAGTAGTTTAATGTTAAATTGGCTAATTGAACCCCTAAGTTTTGAATTTATGCGTGGAGCACTTGCTACAGCAATTCTGTTGGGTGTTCTTTGCGCTGTTGTTGGTACTTACCTGATCGTTCAACGCATGGGATTACTAGGAGATGTGATTGCTCATGCAGTTTTACCAGGACTAGCTATAGCCTTTTTCTTGGGTATTGATATTTTCTTCGGTGCATTTATTTCTGGAACTCTCAGCACCTTTGTAATTGGTTGGATTCAATCCCAATCTCGGATAAAAGTTGATGCAGCTATGGCGCTAGTTTTTTCGGGATTTTTAGCCTTGGGTATCATGCTAATTACCCTATTGAAAAGTAAGTTAGACCTGCATGAATTTTTGTTTGGCGATATCTTGGGTGTAACTACAGATGATGTGAAGCGCACTGTAATTATTACCGTTATTGTCTTGCTTTTAGTAAAGCTTTTTTACAAAGAATTGCTATTTTATACATTTGACCCACTTGGCGCTCAAGCAAGTGGTTTACCAATTAATTTGATTCATTTTGGTTTAACTGGTGCTATCACCCTGACGATTATTGCTAGTATGCAAACTGTAGGTGTGGTATTAGTTGTTTCCCTGTTGATTGGCCCAGGAATTACAGCTTATTTATTAGTGAAAGAGTTACACCAAATGATGCAATTAGGCGCAATTATTGGTGTAATTAGCAGTGTTACGGGAATGTATATTAGTTACTATTTGAATGTTCCATCAGGCGCAGCTATAGTATTAGTTGTTTCCGTCCTATTTTTATTAGCATTATTTTTTAGTCCTACCCAAGGAATTTTGACCAGACCAGAAATCACTGATCGAAGAGTTAGGCTTCTTAGCCAGTTCAAATTTCAAAATCCGAAGTGATAGTGCATTTCTCTCGCCTGGGAGCATCCCAATGCAAGCAGATTTAGCGAAATCGTTAGTGGCTTTGTCCAACCAGCGACTGCAACTCTCAAGCAAATACAAATGCAAATGGGCGATAACAGGGAAGGGTTGAATATTCTGATTCCCGAAAAAATTCTTCAGAGAACTGCAAATCCAACTATAAACGCGCAGACTTTCAAATTTTCACCACTACCAGGCGCAAAAGAGGCAATTAATATTTTAAGGCTTGTAAAACAAGCTACCAAAGGGCATTCGGGATGTAACGCTGGGGGAGTCGCAACCTCTACTTTGGTTGCCGTAAGGCAGTCTAAGCAAGTTGCGTCTGTGAAGCTAGAATCCCCCCGCCTTTAGGCGAGGGGATCTTAACCGAACGTATTGCTACCACATGGACATTTCAGCAAAACACCCTGAAATTAACAAACAACCTATTAATGAATATTTCAGCCGATACTATTAGCTGCTTGAAAGTGATCGCTCTAGTACCAATGCTGAATACTTTTTCTTCACCAGGGCACAAACCCTTGTTTTCCGTTAACTTCCGAAAGTTTGTGATCTACTAAGAGCTTAAAAGCGATAGTTGCGATCGCGCACCCACATACTAACTGGCACTGCCTTCCCCTGTGGATCTACTTTCGCCTTCACCACAATCGGTGGTAGCTGTCCTCTGCGGGCACGTTGGGTTTGTAAGTCGTTGGAAATCTGCCGCCGTTGGTTTTCTTTTATGTAATACGTTTCTAAGCCGTAGTTAACAGAACCATCCTGATAAACACCTTTCAAGGCTACCTGATTGGCTCTAAGAGTTGTGGGGAAATCGCTACTTACTCGTAACGGTCTCCAAGCTCTAGGAACACCGCGACCAGAGGATAGTTGCTCTTGCAAAGTCACGAAGATGTTGGTTCCTTCAGGCAATCTTCTGCCACTTCCACGGCCTCTGCTGACTAATGTTTGCCAACCAGGTAGTCGGCTCAAATTTGCGGTACGGGATATGTTGTAATCTAACGCTAAGGTGTTACCTTCCAGCACATTGTTAGGGTCTACAGGTACGGTTTGCAAAATCACCGTCTTACCTGTCACGTCTGTATAAACTGCTTGGGCTGGTACTGCCATAATTAACCCTGTTTGCAGCGCCAGGGGAGCTAGTAACCGCCAAAAAGGTAAGGGCTTATTCGATTTTTGTTCACTGGCAATCAAGTAATCCCGAAAAGTCACCTTATTGGAGAATTCGGCTTCGGGAGACAAGGTTTTATTTTTAGATTCAGGAGAACTATTAGTCATGAGCGTAGTCCTAAAAAGCAGAGGGATTGAGGAGGTCAAAAGTAACGAGATTAGGACTGACGCAGAGAAACTTTAAAAACTTTGACGCACAGAGATTTCAGAATTTTAGATTATTAGATTTTAGATTTTAGATTTTAGATTTTTTTATTCAATCCAAAATCCAAAATTCAAAATCTAAAATTTTCACGGCTTGTTTCATCTTTTGCACTACTTCTTACTTGTAGAACTACCACCAGGTAGACGGCGTTCAAACCAGAGTCCAGCGCTAATTAAAGCAGAACCGCACAAGACATAGACCAGCGACTTGAAAAGTAAGTCGGTATCGTACTCTTGCACGCGACTGATAATTTGAACTGTTAATAATAGCATACCGCCCCAAAAGGAACTTCTGTTGCTTAATTTCAATCCTTCTTGAATTAGTCCCCAGGCTAATGTTGCTAGAAGTACATTGAAAATAAAAACACCAAGTTCATCAATCCGGCTGATAGTTTGATGCCAAAAAGGTATTATGGCAATAAAGGCAAGAAAAGTACTAATGACAGCAGTTGTGAAAATCACTTCACGGCGCGGAGGGTTATTTCTTTGACGCAGTAGAAACAACCATTGCAATACCGCCAACCCGCTGAGAATCCCCAGATCGATGATCGGCAGAGACTCGAACAAGTTTGTCACATTCGTTGGCTGATTATAACCATAATTTGGAGATTCCCAGACCCAACGAAAAGAGAGAATGTAAAAGACAATGCCGAAGCTTACCAATGCTAAATTACGGGCCAGGGATTGAAACAACCTGTAATTTATGCTTGGAAACAGCAAATCATCATAACTCCAGAATAATGCAGGTGGGAGTGCAAAAGCAAAAGATGCCACCCAAGGGGCTATATCAGCATAATTCAGCAGTGGCAGCGGATTGAGGTTGGCTTGTAAGGAACTAGCAAAGACAAAGGCTGCTAGACCAAAAATCCAGCGTGATCGACAGAAGTAGGCTAAGGGAACAAACACCAGCCATGCCAACAAAGGCATATGCTGCACCACTAGCCGCGACCAAGTGAACTCACCTGAAGCGTACCACAAGTCTTCTAGTCCAGTCCAGTACCCGATTTCCACGAGGACAATTGACAGAATTCCTAAAGAATTTAAGCACAAACCGAAGGCCATTACCACAACACCCAACCCCCAGGCGAGAAACAATTGGGAAGTTGAACCGGCAATATTGAACATCTGGGCCATCAGCAGTAAATTTGCACCGAAAATGAAGGCGCTTAAAATTAGTAACCCCTCTCCCAATAAGCGTTTACTTCGTTGTGGCTTCTTTCCTTCAGGTGGTCTCCAGGTGTAAAAACCAGTGATAGCGATCGCAAAAAACAAACTCATCATCAGAATAAATTTGATTTCTCGTGACCCTCCCTGCCAGTTTCCGGCTACAAAGGTAATTATGCCTAAGCATAAAAGGATGCCGCCTACAGCAATCGCGATCGCTTTATTGCGATCGCGTGCAGCAGCTTCCAGGTTTTTAAATTGATAACGTTCTGCTAATTGCTCATACAGCGAAGAACTAATTAATCCTTCATCCCTCCATAGTTGTGCTTCTTTGCGTAATTTTTGCGGAAAATTCTCTAAGATCATGACCTTCTCCGGTGCAGTGGGGTAGCTTGGCCATTGCAATCCCAATGGCGGTCATTATATTTTGAGTATGAAGCCAAAAGCCTTAATTACATTGTTCTTGTGTAACAGTTTGATTTGTATTTTGATACAACCTAGTTATTTATATATCTACATGGAAAAACCTTCTAATTTATTACTTAAAGTCTCGCGGCGTTTGTTCACTAATCTAGATGAACAAGAAAAATTTATCGAGGCTTTAATGAATCCTCAGCCTTTTTCACCCAGTATTCTTTGGTGTCAAGAAAAGCCAGATATTTCACCTTTGGCAGTGGAAACACCAACCTCTTGGCAACCAAAATTTATAGACCGCTTATACCTGGGAGAAAAACCTGGTCAGCATCCCTTACATCAAAAAGGATATTTCTATTGCTTAGATTTTTCTTCGGTGTTTGCAGCTACTACTTTGTTAGCTATTCCTCAGTCAGTACGTTTAGTTTTTGATATGTGTGCCGCACCAGGAGGTAAAAGTATCTTCGCTTGGAAAGCTTTACAACCTGACTTACTGATCAGTAATGAAGTCATTGGCAAACGTCTGGGAATGCTAATTTCTAATTTTAAGCGTTGTCAGATCAGCCCTAGTGCAGTGGTTAATAGAGATTCGAGTATATTTGCCCAAATGTTTTTCTGCTCTAGCAATTTAGTAATAGTAGATGCTCCTTGTACTGGACAATCCTTACTTGCTAAAGGTGAAAAAGCACCCGGATGTTTTCACCCAACTGCTATTAATAAGAGTGCAAATCGGCAAAAGCGCATTATAGCTAACTCTGCTAAAATTGTTTCACCACAAGGCTATCTGGCTTATATGACTTGTACATATTCACCCGAAGAGAATGAGCAAGTTTGTGAATGGTTTTTAGAACGCTTTCCCCAGTTTCAGGCAATAGAAATGAGTAATTTAGCCAAATATCAGTCGCATTTAACTACGATGCCTTGTTATCGGATGTTTCCTCAAGATGGGTTAGGCGCTGGTGCGTTTACAGTCCTGTTTAAAAATACTAATGACGATGAAGATGAGCCTAAAGAATTAGATTTAAATACAATATCTTCGCTGTATATCTACGAAAATTTGAAAAAGTCAAGTTAGTTACATTGGTGACATATATTCTGGCATTAAGCTAGAATATATAATGTTTTGAATAATGCTGCATTTGTCAATCAGCCATCAGGAATACACCTTTTAAGCCAGTTAACTTTATATTAAGGTAACAGATATAGGAATTTTCGTATAAATGCAACATGTGCTACAGATAAAACATTTTTATCTACATCAAATTACAGCCAAAAGCTTTAAAAATCTCGTGCCTCGTTCCCAAGTCAGAGACTGAGAATGCAATTGGGACGCTCCGCCTCTAGTCCAAGCGGCAGAGCCGCAATTGAAGAGTATTGCCAGCTAGAATCTGGAAACGAGATTAAGAGATTAATAAAAACTTCCAATAATTAACTCTTAGGGGTAAAAACTTAACCTTTTCATAACCTAAGATTAACCAAAATTTATCCAGTATCAGCTCTCGACTTTTTGAAATAAACATTGTACAAAAAAGCTAGACCGTACAAGATGCAAATTACATGAGTCGAAAAGTCAGCAAAGTGTTTAAACAGTCTGGGGTGATTCCTTATAGAGTGAACAATGGCAAAGTCGAAATATTGCTAATCACTACCCGTAACTTTCAACACTGGGTAATTCCGAAAGGAGATATTCCTAATGGCATGAGTCCGCCCGCTTCAGCAGCCAAAGAGGCGTGGGAAGAAGCAGGGGTAATTGGGCAGGTAGATGCCAATGAACTGGGAACTTACAAGTACCGCAAACGAGGTAAAATTTACCAGGTCAAGATGTATTTGTTACCAGTGGAGATGCTGAGTGAAGATTATCCAGAAGCAAGTAAAAGAAAACGGCAGTGGGTAGAAGTGAATAAAGCTATCAGGTGGGTTAAGTTTAATTCACTCAAACGAATCCTAAAAGGTTTTTTTCAGGTCAAATCTCACTTTTGTGCATTTCGGGATGTTAGTCAGATATAGAAATACACACTATAGCGGTTCTCGACCTAGTGAGGTACAGTTTTGACCTCACTTCCATTCCTCTGTGTTTTTAGGAAAGAGGCTTTGAATTTTTCCCCCTTCCTGCTTCGGGAAGGGGGCTAGGGGGTTAGGTCTGTCTGCATACTTGTACCTCACGGAATTGAAAATGGCTACAAGTAGGTAGGCATAATTAAACATACAATAAAATCCTAGCTCGTAGTGAGCGATTCATCGCTCATAGCAAGGTTTATCGGGACTAAAGTCCTTACCCTTGCCGCGCTAACTCACTACAAACTTTAATTTATTTACGCCTAGCTACTTATTGAAAAGCACTCTAAGCACCGTGAGGGATTTTCAATAAGTAGCTATATTTAAAACAACTGCACTCGCTAATTGAAACAAGTAAACCTTAGATGTAAAACATCACCTATGTTTACATTTATTTGATGATGAGTATGGGTTGATATTATTGAGTGTACAATTCATTCTAAATCCACAGTAAAGCTACCCAACTTTTTATACCGACGATTCCATCGGCTTGCAATCCCTTAGATGTTTGGAAACTGACAATTGCATTTTTAACTGACTCCGTAAAATGCCCATCAATGGCATCAGTATACAATCCAATATTTTTTAATTGCTGTTGTAATTGTTTTACTCTTAGCCCAGAATCTCCTATCTGCAATCCATTGAATCTATTCAAATCGGCTCGACCACTAACACCAGCTACACCAGATATATCACCTTCATATTGATGGATTAGGTATTGCCCCTGCCAAGCGCCAGGAATACTTGGGTTCTTGGTTCCGTAATTGGCAATCCATAACGGATAATTAGCAAAATCAGATGGATTACCAAGTTCTTGCCAGAAACTAGGAAAGGTATAAATAATTGGCTTAATTGGTTTTTTTGTTTGTTGTAAAAGGGCTTTTTCCACCTCTGCTAACCACTGCTTCGCTCCATTAATTACAGCTTGGTTACTTCCTTTATCAGTTACCTCTACATCCAGAACTGGTGGTAGGTCTCCTGGTTCTAATTTCCCCAACGTTTTTAAGAATTCCTTCGCTTGCTCAACCGGGTCAGATGTATGTGGGTGAAAGAAATGATAAGCACCCCGAATAATACCAACAGCTTTCATGGTCTGCCAGTGATGAGCAAAAGCAGAATCTTTGATGCTAACTCCTTCTGTAGCTTTGACAAACGCAAAAGTTTTACCAGAGTTTTTTACTGCGGTCCAATCTACTCTGCCGTCTTGATCGGCAACATCAATTCCTTCCATAGAATTTTTTAACCTTTTTAAACAGTACAATACTGAACTTATCAGAGGCTGTGATCAAATTTATGCTATTTCTGGATTTTTGAGTAAATTACAGAAATTTACTAGGGTTGAGTGCCAACGGCTTGCACCGGAGTTACTCTGACTTTGCCTGTACAAGGCTTGATTTGTTCTGTGAGGGTAAAGTGCTGGTAAGCATTAGGAGGCGTGATTTCAATTTTACTAGACATTGGGCAGTGTTCCTCTGGAGAACTAATGTGGTTGTATGCTATCTGAAATGAGGCTTGTGTTCCAGGAGCTAGAGTTACTTGTTGTCGAGGTTGCTTACTCGAAAAGTAAGTGTCTTTTGAGCGGATAACTTTAACCCCCTCCAAAGGCTGACCTTTTGCATCCAGTAGTGCTAATCCCGGATAACCGTAGAGGTTGCAAGGGGATGAGGCGTTATTGCTGAAGGCGTAGGTGAGTGCAACATTCCCAACGCCAGCATCTTCGGAGACTCGGCGCACTGACAATTGACTAGTTTCACAGCGCGTCGGATTCGTGGCAATAGTGGCTTCAGGGGTAGAATTCTCTGTAGTTTTTCTAATCGGTGTAGGTGTTGAGGTCAACACAGTTGCTTTCGTCGGCTGTTCAGTGCTTACTGGTAAGGCTTGTGGCTGTTTTGTAACAGAGGAAGAACCGACACAGCCAGTTGTCACCGCAGTCAGGAGCAATAACAGACTGCCTTCCATAATTAGAATTCGCATATCTCTTTTTTTGTAGTGAACTACTTACACTGATGCTTCACATCCAGTATAAGTTTCCAAATTCACAAGGGTTAGCGTTGCTGCGTCATTACATAACAAATTCAACAGCTTATCCATCTTTTCGGGCAACGTGAACAGCAGAAAGAAACGAGAGGTGTACACTGTCTCCAAAGTTCCTCAGCTTTTCCCGCAATCCTGCAAATAGCAACTCCTTCGCCTTTGGCTCCAGTCTCCCAATGGTACTTGATAGCTTAAGGTAGTCATCGATGCTGTACGTAACCTCACACGCGATTTGCTCAGTCACCAATTCCTTAAAATAACCAGAGTCTAGAATGTCTTGTTCAAACCCTCTCAAAATTTCCGCTTGAGTTTTGGCACCTTCATACCGAACAAATGAGGGAGCATAGGCTTGATACACTTCCTCGATCGCTTGGTAAACTTCGTATTTCGGTTCAGGTCTCAGATTCCATAGCAGGATGAGAAACCCGTTGTCACGTAATGCCGTCGCTGCCTTGGGATACCGAATCTCTGGCGGTATCCAGTGAAAGGCATTAGCAGATAGAACGGCATTGAACTGTTTTGCTTCCTGTTCCCACTCCTCAAATGAGGTGTTGTGGATTGCAACGTTTGGATAGGTTGCACAGTTGCGTTGTGCCAAACGACAAAAATCCTGGTTTGGCTCAATACACGTCATTGAAAAACCAAATTGAGCAAAAGCTACCGTCGCATTTCCTGGACCACAACCGACCTCAAGAATCGATGCATCTGAGTCAAGTTGGGCTAAAACGACAGACCGCTCGATCAGTTGCTTTGGATATTGTGGTCTGGCGTTGTAATAAACATCAGCAACGGGAGAATACCAATTCCTTCGCTGTTCTAAATCTATAGAAGCTCTGGCATTTATTTCTTGTTTGGAGTCTTGCATAAGCTAGTTTTATCAGCTTTTGAGTCCAACTTCATTTTATCTAGTCTGGTGGATCAAAGACCAATTCAATATCGATTGCTGTCTCGATACTGTTTGCAAGACCCTCAAAAGAATTGGGATTCTCTTGGAAGAAAGCTTGTAAGCTACTAAATAAGGCAAACGCGAAACGTTCTGCGATCGCAATTGGTTTGATATCATGAATGGTATGAAGGTCACAAACCTGTAAACTACCTTCTAACTAAGGCTTGAGCGCTGGGTAAAGTTCTCACATTTTCGATATTTTATCGGTAATATTATCATTGCGATCGCTAGTCAACTAGAGGCGATGCGATCGCTCATAAAATAATCTTTGTGTTAACTCTTATAAGAAGCGACCAAATTTGCGACGATCACAACTAGTTCTCCTGGGTCAACCGGTTTAGCCACATGAGTCTGAAAGCCCGCTTCCAGGGCATGGCTACGATACTCGCTATCGCCATAGGCAGTTAAGGCGATAGCGGGGAGTTTTCCCCAAATATCAGGCTTCAGCGCCCGGATCTTGCGGATAAGAGTGTAGCCATCTTCACCAGGCATAGCAATATCACAAATCAAGACATCAGGTTGCAACTCAGGTAGTACTTTCAATGCTATCGCTGCCGATGCAACTGCCATGACAGTGGCTCCATCTGCTTCTAACACGGTAGTAATGTAAAAGCGGCTATCGTCATCATCATCAACTACGAGGATGTTTAAGCCAGCAAGGGGAAGAGCAGGTTCCATAACATCTCCATTAATGTTGATCAAATGAAAGTTATTTCTAATTAGCTGCTTGTTTTTTTATCAGTGACCCACCATTGGTAATTTTACTGCGATCGCGCCTATTTTTCTAAACAATAATTCAATTTGTCCAGCCACATCCAATTGATGGTTAATTATTAGCTGGCATTTATAATTATTGACTGGATAAAATTATGTTGGTATTTAAATTCCTTTATATTTAAAAAATTCATTCTAACAAATAGTTGGAGTTTTAGAATAATTTTCCTAATTACTCACCGAATTTACAATGTTGTAATTTTGGATAATGGAATTGTTGGCGGAGCCTCTCGTAGAGAAGATTCTTGCATTCCATTATTTAATGCATGTTTGAGACTTGCGAATTTAAACGCGAGAATAATTCTATTTTTCCATTATCCAAACATTTTTTGACAAGCAAGTGACTTGATTGCTGGGGTCAATCTAAATTCTATTTTTCCATTATCCAAAATTGATTGACTACTTTCTTACTAACTAGGTTTGGATTTTGATGGAGGCTTTTAAAATCAATCCGCTTGGGTTAAGATTCGATCCTCTTTAACCCACGCCACTCGCTCACAGGGGTCTCTCCAAGTAGAACAATTGGCGTGGAAACCCCCAGACGCTCTCTACCAGACCAAGGCGTAGCATTAGAGCAAGCCTTAAAAAGGGGAGCCACTGCGGTCTTTCCAACGCCAAGGAAGCGTCTCGTTCGCTTGCTCCTGGTGCGGATGCTGCGCGAACAGACTTTTTAAATTTTGAATTTTGAATCTTTCAATTCCAAAATCCAAAATTTAAACATCGTAAATTCGGTGATCAGCTTTTAGTTAAGTAAACTCAAAACTCAAAACTTGATTACTCCCATTCAATGGTTCCAGGTGGCTTAGAGGTGATGTCATAAACTACCCGATTCACCCCTTTCACTTCATTCACAATCCGAGTGGAAATCACTTCCAGAACATCGTAAGGGACTCTGGCCCAATCAGCAGTCATGCCATCTTCACTGGTCACAATTCGCAAGACGATGGGGTAAGCGTAGGTACGCCGATCCCCCATAACGCCAACACTACGAATTGGCAGCAAGACAGCAAATGCTTGCCAGAAATCATGATACATGCCGCGTTGGTTAATTTCTTGCCGGACAATCAAATCAGCATCGCGCAAAATATTTAACCGTTCAGATGTGACTTCCCCCAGGATGCGAATTGCCAAACCAGGGCCAGGAAAAGGTTGCCGTTGGACAATTTCTTCTGGTAAACCAATGGAACGCCCAACTTTGCGGACTTCATCTTTAAATAGTTTCCGCAGTGGTTCCACCAATTTAAATCTTAAGTCTTTGGGCAAACCGCCAACATTGTGATGACTCTTAATTTTCACCGCTACCCGCTCACCAGTTTGGGGATCAACGTTGGTGTCAGCAGATTCGATCACATCTGGATAAAGAGTCCCTTGAGCCAGATAGTCAAAGTAGCCGAGGCGCTTGGATGTTTCCTCAAATACGCTGATAAATTCGTGTCCGATGCGGCGGCGTTTTTCTTCAGGATCTGTAATATTGGCAATTGTAGCTAAAAAGCGATCGCGGGCATTCACATACTCTACAGGAATGTGAAACTGTTCTTGGAACAGCTTTACCAATCGCTCTGGCTCATACTTTCGCATAAAGCCTTGATCGATAAATACGCAGGTTAGTTTCTCACCAATCGCTTTATACAGCAAGAAGGCCAGAGTAGAAGAATCCACTCCCCCAGATAGCGCCAACAGCACCCGCTTATCGCCAACTCTGGTGCGAATTTCCTCAATTGCCTCTTCGACAAAAGCCGCTGTTGTCCAAGTGGGTTCGCAATCGCAGATATGGTAGACAAAATTACGGATTAATGCTATCCCGCCAATAGAATGCACCACCTCTGGATGGAATTGAACGCCGTAAAGTTTCCTTTCGTGGTCGGCAATGGCAGCACAGGGAGTATTTTCTGTATGTGCCAGCAATTCAAACCCTGACGGCATTTGGATAACTGAGTCTCCATGACTCATCCACATAGTGATGCCATCTTCGACATTAGTGAGCAAATCTGTGGGATCATCAATATATAATGATGCTTTGCCATACTCACCTCGGTCAGCCTTTGCCACTTCCCCACCGAGTTGATTTACCATTAGCTGCATCCCATAGCAAACACCCAAGACGGGTATTCCCAAATTCCAGATTTCTGGGTCACAATGGGGAGCTTTATCACCATAAACCGAACTCGGGCCACCGGAGAGGATGATTCCCTTAGGATTGAGTTGGCGCAAAAGTGCAGAAGAAGTGCGATAGGACAAAACTTCAGAGTATACTTGAGTCTCGCGGATGCGCCGGGCAATCAACTCAGAATATTGAGAGCCGAAGTCCAGAATTACAATCAATTGACGATCAAGCCGCCCAAAATCTTCCAATGTTTGGGGGGCTTGTTCTGTTGGTAGAGTCACCGCTGTATTCATGACGGAAATGTTATATCTGTTAAGGAGAAAAAATAGATGCTTTGTGGTCTATGGTGATGCTATTATTCAGCCTGCATAGGCTGATAATGGTATAGAAGCCCTAGACAAACGCGAGGTTATGTGCGTTTGTCTAGTCCCGGAGGCGGAGATGGTATGAAAACGATAAATCTACCCTAGAGTGGTTACTTAAAGATTATTTATTTGGATTGTTTACGATTATTCATAATAAATTAACATAATTTTCCCATCAACAGACCAGCAGTTTTACTCTTCACGATAATTTTGCGATCGCGATCAAAGAGGATAGAGCCACAGATTGTTACTCCTGTGCCCCTTTCACTATGGCTTTGGATGTATTCTTGGGAACGCAGATCGATAGTTTCGGCGATCGCAGTGTAAACTTGATTTACCCAATCACTACCTGTGGAAGCATCTAGCGATTTTAGATATGTTAATGCAGCTTCCGCAGTCGCACTGTTAAACACAGCTTGGGTATCTGGTGATTTTAAACCAGCGATCGCACAATGCGCTGCCAAAATTTCCCGGCGTCCATCAGCCAAGTAGTGATGGGTGTGAAAAATTCCTCCAGCCAGTTTCATCAGCTTACCGTGATAGCCAAATAATAAGATTTCTTTTACGCCTAGCACATCAGCTTCTACTAACATTGGGCCGAGCCAGTTAGCAGTTTTGACCAATTGTTCAGGATTAATCCCTAGTTTACGCGCCAAATCTAGGCCATTCTCCCCGATACAGAATACTAAACTCTCAAAATGACTAGCTTTATTTTGTAATTCAGCCCGAAAAACTGCAAGCTGATCTGGTGTACTTAAAGGTTGAGAAATGCCGGTTGTGCCTAAAAGGGAAAGTCCTTCAACCACACCAAAGGCAGAATTTGAAGTCCGAACAGCAAGCGATCGCCCTTCAGGTAGAATAATCGTCACCGTGA from Nostoc sp. UHCC 0926 includes these protein-coding regions:
- a CDS encoding class I SAM-dependent methyltransferase, translated to MQDSKQEINARASIDLEQRRNWYSPVADVYYNARPQYPKQLIERSVVLAQLDSDASILEVGCGPGNATVAFAQFGFSMTCIEPNQDFCRLAQRNCATYPNVAIHNTSFEEWEQEAKQFNAVLSANAFHWIPPEIRYPKAATALRDNGFLILLWNLRPEPKYEVYQAIEEVYQAYAPSFVRYEGAKTQAEILRGFEQDILDSGYFKELVTEQIACEVTYSIDDYLKLSSTIGRLEPKAKELLFAGLREKLRNFGDSVHLSFLSAVHVARKDG
- the guaA gene encoding glutamine-hydrolyzing GMP synthase — protein: MNTAVTLPTEQAPQTLEDFGRLDRQLIVILDFGSQYSELIARRIRETQVYSEVLSYRTSSALLRQLNPKGIILSGGPSSVYGDKAPHCDPEIWNLGIPVLGVCYGMQLMVNQLGGEVAKADRGEYGKASLYIDDPTDLLTNVEDGITMWMSHGDSVIQMPSGFELLAHTENTPCAAIADHERKLYGVQFHPEVVHSIGGIALIRNFVYHICDCEPTWTTAAFVEEAIEEIRTRVGDKRVLLALSGGVDSSTLAFLLYKAIGEKLTCVFIDQGFMRKYEPERLVKLFQEQFHIPVEYVNARDRFLATIANITDPEEKRRRIGHEFISVFEETSKRLGYFDYLAQGTLYPDVIESADTNVDPQTGERVAVKIKSHHNVGGLPKDLRFKLVEPLRKLFKDEVRKVGRSIGLPEEIVQRQPFPGPGLAIRILGEVTSERLNILRDADLIVRQEINQRGMYHDFWQAFAVLLPIRSVGVMGDRRTYAYPIVLRIVTSEDGMTADWARVPYDVLEVISTRIVNEVKGVNRVVYDITSKPPGTIEWE
- the cbiD gene encoding cobalt-precorrin-5B (C(1))-methyltransferase CbiD, whose translation is MSRPGYTLPVFACAAAVAALHWLRDRQPLTLASIDLIEPAQIAEIPIEQVAGLSENTALAIARSDPGDNLDLTKNTPIWALVEWGGGNEETVIIKGGEGIGKQMNADDKPAIYAYAQRLLKENLQRMLAPGEKITVTIILPEGRSLAVRTSNSAFGVVEGLSLLGTTGISQPLSTPDQLAVFRAELQNKASHFESLVFCIGENGLDLARKLGINPEQLVKTANWLGPMLVEADVLGVKEILLFGYHGKLMKLAGGIFHTHHYLADGRREILAAHCAIAGLKSPDTQAVFNSATAEAALTYLKSLDASTGSDWVNQVYTAIAETIDLRSQEYIQSHSERGTGVTICGSILFDRDRKIIVKSKTAGLLMGKLC
- a CDS encoding response regulator — encoded protein: MEPALPLAGLNILVVDDDDDSRFYITTVLEADGATVMAVASAAIALKVLPELQPDVLICDIAMPGEDGYTLIRKIRALKPDIWGKLPAIALTAYGDSEYRSHALEAGFQTHVAKPVDPGELVVIVANLVASYKS
- a CDS encoding DUF4232 domain-containing protein — protein: MRILIMEGSLLLLLTAVTTGCVGSSSVTKQPQALPVSTEQPTKATVLTSTPTPIRKTTENSTPEATIATNPTRCETSQLSVRRVSEDAGVGNVALTYAFSNNASSPCNLYGYPGLALLDAKGQPLEGVKVIRSKDTYFSSKQPRQQVTLAPGTQASFQIAYNHISSPEEHCPMSSKIEITPPNAYQHFTLTEQIKPCTGKVRVTPVQAVGTQP